Below is a window of Bifidobacterium asteroides DNA.
ATGCAGACGTTGTTGCCCAGGGCGCTGAAGGTCATGACCATGCGGTGATCCTTGTCCCTGGGCAGCCGGGCGAAGACCCCCTGGTAGCTCACGGTCCCGTCCTCCTCCTTGAGGTCCATGGACAGCCGTCCCCGGTCGTCGACCTGCCAGTGGCCCTGGCGTGCTCCGGTCACCTGGCCGCCGGGCTCCAGATGGATGTCCACAGCCTTGACCACGCCCCGGTATTGGGTGCTGTGAGTGTCGGTCACCTTGCGCGGTCCCTTGAAGAAGATGGTCGGATCATGCTCCACCAGCTCATAGGTGCCGGCCTGGTCCTTGGCGCTGTATGGGCCGCCGGCCTTGGTGCCCAGATATTCATAGGGGGCCGCCACCAGCCACCCGTCTGCTGTGGGCATCAGCTGCCGGACGCGGATCTGATGCTCCTCCTTGCGGTCGGAGAATCTGGTGTGATAGATCACGTAGTCTCGGCCGTCCTTGTCGTGCAGAGCCGTGTTCCCGCCCTGCGAGACCTCGATGTCGCCCTGCTTGTCTCCGCTCCACTGGTAGGAGCCCATCAGGCGGATACCTGTCTCGCTGGTCCAGTTGTCGGCCTCGCCGCTGGTGGCGATGGCCGGGTTGCCCTGCTGGTCCAGATAGGGGCCGGTGATGGAGTCCGAGCGGAACATCCGCATCTGGTAGCCTCCAGTCTGCACCAGCTTGCCGTAGGAGAGGAAGAGGTACCAGTGGCCGTTGGTGTGCAGCAGCGCCGATCCTTCGCCTGAGTTGCCGAAGCCTCCGGCGAGTTTGTGTCCGTAGTAGGCGTCGGACTGGTTGGCCTGGGTGGGGTAGGTGGTGGAGTAGTCGCGCAGGCCGGTCTTGGGGTCCAGCCGGATCATCCAGATGCCGCCGAACCAGGAGCCGAAGCTCATCCACAGGCCCCCCTGCCCGTCATCCTTGACACAGGCGTCGATCGCATTGATGCCCGTATCCGTGTAGGACTGATAGCGGTCCAGCTTCGGGTCCGGGCCCAGCACCTTGGGAACGTCGGTGTGCATGTAATTGGCCCGTGTGAAGCCGGAGTAGACCACTGGTCCTGCATAAGTCCAGTCGCCGTCCACCCGGTCGGCGGTCAGCAGGACGATGACCGAACGATGCTCGGCCCCGTTCAGGCTCAGGTACATGCACCACTTCTTCATGGTGGCGTTGTAGTAGACGTCAGGCGCCCACATGTTGCCGGTCACGTCCGGGTTGGAGGACTGCTTGGGCCAGTCCTTCCAGATCTGGGCAAAGATCTTCTTGTAATCGCGGCTCAGGTTGTTGGTGAATGGGGTCCAGTTGACCAGATCTGTGCTGCGGGCATAGGCCCGGTGCGAGCCGAAGACGTAGTAGCTCTTGCCGGAGCGAACCAGGGAGGGGTCGTGGACCGAGACGCGCTTGGGTTCCTGGGTGGCGGCGGCTTTTGTGCCGCTGGCTGACGGCTGCTGGTTCGAGCAGGCGCCCAGTGCCCCTGTCAGCAGCACCGCCAGACCCGCCGTCAGGGCAGTCAGGGCCTTGATGGCCCGTCCGATGCGTTTGGGTCTTCTCATGGTTCCTCGCTTTCCGTGAAGGCAGCCCGATCGACATCGATGACGACCCGCGGCGCATGGCCGACCTTGCGAAGTCGGTTCGGATGAGCAAACAGCCCGGCCTCATCCATGCGGTCATCAGGCGTCGTGGACTGATCTCCATGTATAATTTCTATCGTTAGAAACGATAGTCGTCGGCGTTGAAGCCGGCAAGCCGGATGGAAGGAATCGTCATGGGTGAGGATGTTCTGGACGGTGGACGAGAATCTGGGGATGGGGTTGCGCTCATGTGCTACACCCGGCGTCCCACTGATCGGCAGGAGGCCAACAACGAAGATGTCGCTCTGAGCATGCACCTGGCCCTGCGATCGCGGGCGACCGGCCGTTGGGAGCCCCTGAACGGCGGCTACGGCATCTTCTTCGCTGCTGCTGTGCCCACCAAGTCTGTGCCGGATAGTGCCCGTGGGGCCTGCACGGCCGGGGCCGCCCTGCCAGGCGAGGCAGCACCGCAAGAGGGCGGGCACAACCCTGGACTGGACGCTCATCAAGGCGAAGGGTCCAATGCTGATGCTGATGGCGACGACAATGTCGACGATGGCCAGGCATCCCAGGCGGCCCAGGAACTGGCGGTGGTCCCAGGGCAGGATCTGGTCCTCAAGAGCCTGATCGACCCCTTCCTGCTGCCCCTGAGGGACGGCGCCTTCGTCATTCTGGCCACCAGGGTGGCCAGGGGCGGCCAGTCGGACGGCTCCCAGGCCGACTCCTTCCTGACGGCTCTTTCGCCGGACCTGCTGACCTACCGACGGCTGCCACAGGTCCATATCCTGGGCGCTCATGGGGTCCACCGGCCCAGGGCGCGGCTTCTGGACGATGGCCAGGGCTGCCGGCTTTACTGGGACGACGACCGCGGGCGGCTGTGCACGGCCACGGTGGACGACCCGACGCGGATGGGCATGGTGGCCGACATGAAGATCCTGGAGGATGACGATTCTCTGGTCCAGGGCGACCCCCTGTCCATGGACCGGCGGCGCGCCCTGGAGGAGGACTGCGGCATGAAGGGCATTCTGGCCGGCAATGTGGTGCTGATCCGCGCCGATTGCGAGCGTGGCCTGCTGGAACGGTTCGGCCGCATCTATAACACCGGCGTGAAAGTGGATCCGGTTCAGGTGTTCCGAGGCGACGGTCTGGAGTCGGCCCGGCAGGCCCAGGCACGGCTCCTCTACAGCGATGGGTCTGCCGCCTTGCGCGGGGTGGACTGGGATCAGAGCCAATTGGATCGTCTGGCCAGTGACCTGGCCCTGGGTCGTCTGAATCATGGAGAGACCAGGCTGATAGGCGGACGGGTCCGGCAGACGGCTTACCCGGTCCCCTTCGCTCGGCAACGTGCCGATCCCTCCATTTTCCGCTGGTCCTGGAGGGGCCGGCGCCTGTTCATGTTCATCGCCACCGAGGATGCGGATGGCAATTGCGTCGACCCCTTGAACGGGCACACGCACATGCCTCTACGGGTCGCTGACACCATCGAAGGCCTGAGCGATCAGGCCGGCGGTCATGAAAAGGAGGTGGACCTGCTGCGCAGGGGCGATCGCAACAGCGAAGGCCGAGTCATGACCGGCTGTTTCTGGGCCCCGGAGATCCATCTGATCGGAGGCAGGCTCTCCATCCTCTTTATGCCTTGCTTCGATGGTCCGCGGACCAACCCGGACGGGACCGCCAACGATCGGGCCGGGAAGCCGGACATGTGGACGGGCTGCTGCCATATCATGCAGCTGCGCCGCGACGACCAGGGCCGGGATCTGGACCCTCGCCAGCCTGAGAACTGGGACAGCCCCCGACCCATTCTGCGGGCCGAAGGCACCCCTCTCAACCCCATCCAGCGCATCAGCCTGGACATGACGGTCCTGCACGATACCGGCCGCTGGTATTACGCCTGGCAGCAGCTGGGCTCGGTCTGGATCGCCGCCTTCGACCCTGCCCGCCCCGACCGTCTGACCAGCACGCCACGCCAGATCATCGTCCCCGAGTTCGCCTGGGACAACATGATTGCTGAGGGGCCCAATGCCGTGATCCACGACGGCCTGATCTTCCTAATTTATTCCGGCTCCCTGGTGGGCATCGACTACACCACCGGACTGGTGACCGCGCCGGCCGGTGTTGGGGCCGATCTATGCGATCCCGGCGTGTGGAAGAAGCTGGACTACCCATTGCAGAAGTCCGGGAAGTACAATGGCCATTGGCAGCTGGGCACCGGCCACGGTATGTGGTCCCAGGACGAAGACGGCACCATGATCTACGTTTTCCACAATGCCGAGCATGACCAGGACCGCTACCTTGGCCGCGACAGTCAGGTACGACGGGTACATTGGTCCGCTGAGGGGATGCCCGTATTGGATATGCAAACGGATGAGGAGCTCGACCCCACCCGTGCCACGGTAACCTTGGAGGTTAGGGTCTTATGAGTTTAGCCGATTCCCCCGGCACAGGACGTGGTTCCACCCCGACTATGAAGGATGTGGCCCAGGCCGCAGGAGTGTCGGTCAAGACCGTCTCCAATGTGGTCAATGACTATGAATTCGTCTCCAAGGCTACTAGAGGCAAGGTCAACAAGGCCATAGAGGAGCTGGGCTACCGGGTCAATGTGCCGGCCAGAAACCTGCGGCTGGGCTTCACGGGGATGATCTCCTTGGCCATACCTGATCTGGCAATGCCTTACTTCGCTCAGCTCTCCTCCTTGGTCATCGAGGAGGCCAAGAAGCTGGGCATGCGGGTTCTGGTGGAGCCCACCCTCTACTCGCGCGAGGGTGAAATCGAGGCTCTGCACGGCTCCCAGCGATCCATGATCGACGGCCTCATCTACAGCCCGCTGGAGCTGGGCATGGACGATCTGGACCAGCTGCGGGTGGACTATCCTCTGGTGGTTGTGGGGGAGCGGATCTTCAGCGATCAGTTTGATCATGTGGCCACGGAGAACGTGGAGGGCGCCAAGCACGCCACCGCCTATCTGATTAACACTGGTTGCCGTCGGGTGGCGGTCATCGGCACCCATCCCGGCGAGAAGCTTGGTTCGGCTGCTCTTCGCTTGGAAGGGTACAGACAGGGTCTTGAGGAGGCCGGCCTGGACTACGATCCCCGGTTGGTGGCCCCATCGCGCATGTGGCATCGCATCGACGGGGTCAACGCCATGAATGCCCTGCTGGACCAGGGCATTGTCCCCGACGGGGTGGTGGCCCTGAACGACATGCTGGCGGCAGGGGTTCTGCATTCCATACAAATGCATGGCATGTCGGTGCCGGACGACATCTCGGTAATCGGTTTCGACAATTCCGATGATTCCCAGTATCTGTCGCCCTCGTTGACCAGCATCTCGCCCGGGCTCAAGGCCGTGGCCAGGCTCTCGGTCCGTGTTCTCAAGGACAGGATCAATGGGGTCCAGCCGCTGAACACCAAAGAGGGCGAGCACGTCTTCCGCAAGGTATCCTCCTCGCTGGTGGTCCGCAATTCAACCCGTGCCCTACCCGGAAACGAGATCGCCGTCTGATCGCTGATGTGCTTTTTCGGGTGTCTTGGATTTCTGAATTTCTAACGTTATAATATACTGAAGACGTTCTCGAATGATTTGATGCGGCACCGGCGGGCCATGGAGGCCTGCCGGTCGGAGCGCGGCCGCTCCGATGCCGATGTGGAAAGGTGTGAACATGCGTCATCAATCGTCATCAGACGCAGGACGACGGAGCCGAGGAGGGGTTGCAGCGGCGGCCCTCGTGGGCATGATACTGGCGGGCGGCACAGTCGCGTCTCCAGCCTGGGCGGATCAGTCCCCAGCAGATGGCAGCGCTACAACCAGGATGTCTGCCAGTCAGCCGCAGCCCCTGCTCGGCTACGATTTTTCAGCCCTTGCCGCAGGAGCCAAGGAGGCAAACAATACTGTCACAGGCTCATCCTTTGGCCCGGCCCGCATCCTGGATGCCGATGGCCGGCCGACAGGGGCGGCCAAGAACGACGATGCGCTCCTGTTCGATGGATCCACTTATGTCAAGCTTCCCGATGACATACTGAGCGGACACGCCAGCGCCACGGTGTCCATCCGCGTGCGCAACGACCGGTTCAACGCCTCAGGCCCCTGGACCTATCTCTGGTCGCTAGGGGGGACCGGTCAGCAGGCTGTCGGCTCCTGGACCACCTCCACCCATACCTCCCTGTACACCTCCATCACTTCCAAGGCCAACGGCCAAGGCGAGACATATCTGCCGGCATCCAAGAACCTGCCCAGTGACCGCTTCTCCACGTTGACCGCCACCATCGACGGCAAGAACAACATGGTTCGGCTCTATATCAACGGTTTGCAGGTGGCTGAGGGCAAGGCCACGGTCAATCCCGCCGCCTTTGGAGACCACCGCCACAACGTAATCGGCCAGTCCCGATACCCCGGCATAGGCGACGCCCTCTTCCATGGCGCAGTGCAGTCATTTGCCGTCTATCCGCAGGCCCTGAATGCCGACCAGATCGTCGCCACCCTGCCCTCGGAAGACCTTGGAGATCTGATCAACCAGCAGGCCGCATCACTGGCGGTTCCCGCAGCCGTAGACGGTGATTTCAACCTGCCGGTCTCAACTACTGTCGCCTCGGTGGGGTGGACCTCTTCTGCGCCTGGAACAGTCAGTGTCAATGCTGCCACCGGGAGGGCCCATGTGGTCCCCGGCAAGCGGGATGTCCCAATCACGCTGACGGCCCGGCTGCAAGCGAGCAAGGCCTCGAGGTCCTCCCGGGACGCTAAAGCCATCCAGCAGGACTACCGGCTTATTGTCAGGGGCACATCCAAGGACGGTCAGAACGCCTACTCGCGCGTCTCTGTGCATGACCCTTCCGTGGTCAAGGCCGGAGGGCGCTACTATGTCTTCGGCTCGCATCGGGCCTGGGCCCGCAGCACCGACCTCAAGCATTGGGAGCCATTCACCAACAATCTGAGCCGGGATTACCAGCGCATTCTGGATCCTGTCTGGAAGGCATGGCCCAAGCAGTCCTCCAACCCGGACGTGACCGGCAACATGTGGGCGCCTGAGGTCTACTACAACGCCACCATGAAGAAGTGGTGCATGTACCTGAGCCTGAACGGGGGAGGGTTCCCCTTCCAGAAGTCGGTCATCGTCCTGCTGACGGCCGACGACATCGAGGGGGACTGGAGCCTGGTGGGCCCAGTGGTCTACTCCGGCTTCCAGAAGTCCAACGTGGAGGCTACTGACGTTCCCAAGGTGCTGGGCCCCAATGCCGATTTGTCGCGTTATGCCAGCCTTACGGATACGGGCATCAATGCGATTGACGCCTGTGTCAAGGATGACGGGCAGGGGGGCCTGTGGATGAGCTTCGGCTCCTGGTTCGGCGGCATCTGGATGATCCGGCTGGACCCCAAGACCGGCCTGCGCGACTACTCCACCACCTACCCCACCCAGGCCAACCAGTCCGACGCCTACTACGGACACAAACTCGCCGGAGGCTTCGGCAACTCAGGCGAAGGCACCGCCCTGGTCCGTCAGGGTGACTGGTGGTATCTGATGCTTTCTTACGGCGGACTCGGGCAGACCGGGGGCTACCAGATGCGTGAATTCCGCTCCCGTTCCATTACCGGCCCCTACATGGACCAGAACGGCAAGCCGGCCGTCTATGGGCGTGCAATGAACGATCTGGATGCCAACCGGGGTCTGCGGATCGACTCCTCCTTCGCCCAGCCTGGACAGGACCAGGTGCTGACCTCCCAGGGAGGCAATGCGCTGTTGATTGACGAGGATCGCGTCTTTAACGTTTACCATACTCGCTTCGTGCGCGCTGCGGGCAACTTGGAGGAACATCAGGTCCGGGTCAAGCAGATGGTCCAGACCCCTGACGGATGGCTGGTCATGACGCCCTTCGAATACCGGAATCCGGTGGGCAGGGTCTCCTCCAGCCAGGTGGTCGGCGACTACCAGGTGGTGGTCCATGATCCGGTCCGTTACTATGCGGGATCCGGCCTGCTCAGCCCGGCAATCTACCGGTCCGTGTCAGTGAGCCTGCTGGCTGGCGGTCGGCTGGGCGGCCAGGTGCAGGGCTCTTGGACGGCGACTGGTGGCGATCTGACCATCAAGGTGGACTCGGCGGATCCGGGCACTCTGTTGCACGGCGTCTATCGGGCCAGGCTGGGCCGACAGCTTGATGAGCAGGGCCATCCGGTCGTCTTCTTCTCAGGATTGGGCGGCGATGTCTTCACCGATGCCGGTGCCGATGTCTCCCAGGCAGCAGGTGCCGCGGCCATCTGGGGCTCGCGTCCCCTGGCCGGTCCCAAGGTTCAAGAGGAGGCCGATGGCGATAGCGGTCATGCGACTGTTCCCGCCGCGGACTCCACTCGTGCACCTGCAGGTCGGTCCGGCAAGGAAGGCAAGGCCGGTCGTCTTCCCTCGGCCGGATCGGCCCTGTCGGCTCCCGTCGCAGCCGCATCCGCGGCCCTTGTCTTGGGTCTGGGCGCACTGGTGTTCACTGCCATTCGCCGAGCCCAAGGCTGAACCGGACCGGGCCCACTGCCCAAGCCGCCCTCCACCTTCGAATTCGAGCGCCCGGCGGAGGGTGGGCAGCTCGCTGATATTCAACGTTGTATATTGGTCATATAGACCAGTACCTCCGTCTTCGTGATAGGAACACATGATGAGCGCATACCACAATCCCCTGGTACTCCAGCGGGCCGATCCCTGGGTCATCAGGCATAGGAACCTCTACTATTTCACTGCCTCCTACCCGGCCTACGACAGAATCATCCTGCGCGCCGCCGCCAGGCTGGACGACCTGCAGGCCGCCCCTGAGCGCACCATCTGGCACAAGCACGAGTCCGGCCCCATGAGCAGGTATATCTGGGCGCCCGAACTCCACCGGATCAATGGGGCTTGGTATATCTACTTCGCGGCTGCCGAGGAGGACTTCGGCTCCGCCGATCTGCCCACCCATCGCATGTATGTGCTGGAGAATACCGGCAAAGACCCCATGGATGACGAGTGGATCGAGAAGGGGCAAATCCACACCCCGATCGACTCCTTCTCCCTGGATGCCACCACAGCGGTGATCGGGGGCAGCCAGTACCTGATTTGGGCCCAGAAGGATCCAGTCATCGAGGGCAATTCCAATCTCTACATCGCCCGCATGGCCAATCCCTGGACCCTGGCCACTGATCCTGTCCTGCTCTCCAAGCCCGAATACGACTGGGAATGCATTGATTTCAAGGTCAACGAGGGCCCGGCTGTCATGCTTCACCAGGGCATGATCTACCTGACCTACTCGGCCTCGGGCACCGGGGTCCCTTATGCGGTGGGCATGCTGACCGCCTGTGAGGATGCCGACCTGCTGGATCCTGCCAGCTGGACCAAGAGCGATCACCCCGTCTTCAAAACGGCTGAGGAGAACCATCAGTATGGGCCCGGCCACAATTGCTTCACAGTCAGCGAGGATGGCAGCCAGGACCTGATGATCTATCATGCTCGCAACTACACACATATCGAGGGTGATCCCCTCTTCGATCCCAACCGCCATGCCAGGGTTGGACTGGTCACTTGGACCGACCATGGCCCGGACTTCGGACGACCGCTGCCTGATGATCGGTGGACCCCGACGAGCCGCCAGATCCTGCCTCCCGATGGCAGCCATTGAGCGGCATAACCGGGCTATGCCCGACACGCTTGTACATCGTTGGAGAAGAGAGTAATATATCATTTGCAACGTTAGAAAGATGTCGGTTTACAAAGGCGTGGGCTACGTTCACGTATCTGGGAGCGTGACCAGGCGATGCAAGCCATTGGACCAGATGGGCAGGACATGGTTGTTTCGGCCGTCATCGGTTCCTTTGTAACCGTTGCTTGATGTCGAAAGGACAGAGACAATGAAGGCAATCAGAAAGGCTGCGGTAGCCGCGATCGCGCTCGCCACGCTCAGCACCGTGGGGCTCTCGGCCTGCGGTTCCGGCAGTGGTGGCAAGGATGCCAAGGGCAAGGACGGCGTTACCAACATCGTCATGTGGCACGGATTCTCCGAGGCCGATGGCAAGACTCTGAAGAAGATCGTCGAGAACTTTAACAAGTCCCAGAAGAAGTACCACATCGACGCCCAGCTGCAGCCCTGGAGCACCATCGGCGAGACCATGGTCACCAAGGTCACCTCGGGCGACGGCCCGGACTTCGTCACCACCGGCGCCGACAACGGCCAGGGCTGGTCCATAGACGGCACCTTCCAGTGCGTGCAGGACTTCTATGACGATCCCTCCAACGAGACCAAGAACTACCTGCCCAACGTGACCAAGCAGACCGAGTTCATCATCGATGGCAAGAAGCAGCAGTGCGCGGTTCCCATGGGCTACGCGCCCACCACCGTCTGGTACAACACCGATATGTGGAAGGCTGCCGGCCTGACCGAGCAGGATTATCCCAAGACTTGGGACCAGCTCCTGGATGTGGCCAAGAAGTTGACCAAGGGTGACGGTTCCCAGTACGGCATGGCCCTGTCCGACTCGGGATGGGCGGCCTTCATGAAGGGCAACGGCACCGGCCTGTACAGCACCAAGGGCAAGGTCACCATCAACTCCGAGCAGAACAAGGCCTTCCTGCAGAAGATGCGCGAGTTCTACAAGGGTGGTTACTCCAAGACCGGCATGGATGACACCGCTGCACGCGAGTCCTTCGAGTCCGGCCAGTCGGCCATGGTCATCGTCGGCCCCTGGGAGGACCAGGCAGCCACCGACAAGGGCATCAAGCACGATCTGTTCCCCGTGCCCAACGGAGACGGCACCTATGTCTACCCCGACGGCAAGAAGGGCTCCAACACCGGTTGCACCGGTCTGTATTGGTGGGTCACCTCGCAGGTCAAGGACGAGGCCAAGAAGAAGGGCATCTACGCCTTCTTCAAGTACTACAACAACCATGACAACCAGGTCATGTGGTCGCTGGGCTCCGCCTATCCGCCCAACAACAAGACCGTGACCACCGACGAGCTCTCCAAGCGCCCCCTGATCGCCAAGGTCTCCGAGAATACGGACAACTCCTACATCGGCATTGCCGGCCTCAAGGGCGGCTTCGCGGATATCTCGTCCACCCTGGATTCGGTGACCCAGAACACCGCCCGCACTGACGATGACATTTCCGCCTCGCTATCCAAAGCCTCCAACAAAATCCAGAAGTATCTGGATGAGTACAAGGCTGAGGACTGATTGAACATCCGCCCCTGAGGAGCCGGCCTGGCGGCCTGCAGCGCCGTCGGCCGGTCCCTCATGGCTGACCGTCGCCCGGGCCCGGCGTCCGGGCGGCACTTTGGAGTACCTATGTCCACTA
It encodes the following:
- a CDS encoding glycoside hydrolase family 43 protein, yielding MRRPKRIGRAIKALTALTAGLAVLLTGALGACSNQQPSASGTKAAATQEPKRVSVHDPSLVRSGKSYYVFGSHRAYARSTDLVNWTPFTNNLSRDYKKIFAQIWKDWPKQSSNPDVTGNMWAPDVYYNATMKKWCMYLSLNGAEHRSVIVLLTADRVDGDWTYAGPVVYSGFTRANYMHTDVPKVLGPDPKLDRYQSYTDTGINAIDACVKDDGQGGLWMSFGSWFGGIWMIRLDPKTGLRDYSTTYPTQANQSDAYYGHKLAGGFGNSGEGSALLHTNGHWYLFLSYGKLVQTGGYQMRMFRSDSITGPYLDQQGNPAIATSGEADNWTSETGIRLMGSYQWSGDKQGDIEVSQGGNTALHDKDGRDYVIYHTRFSDRKEEHQIRVRQLMPTADGWLVAAPYEYLGTKAGGPYSAKDQAGTYELVEHDPTIFFKGPRKVTDTHSTQYRGVVKAVDIHLEPGGQVTGARQGHWQVDDRGRLSMDLKEEDGTVSYQGVFARLPRDKDHRMVMTFSALGNNVCIWGSKR
- a CDS encoding LacI family DNA-binding transcriptional regulator, whose amino-acid sequence is MSLADSPGTGRGSTPTMKDVAQAAGVSVKTVSNVVNDYEFVSKATRGKVNKAIEELGYRVNVPARNLRLGFTGMISLAIPDLAMPYFAQLSSLVIEEAKKLGMRVLVEPTLYSREGEIEALHGSQRSMIDGLIYSPLELGMDDLDQLRVDYPLVVVGERIFSDQFDHVATENVEGAKHATAYLINTGCRRVAVIGTHPGEKLGSAALRLEGYRQGLEEAGLDYDPRLVAPSRMWHRIDGVNAMNALLDQGIVPDGVVALNDMLAAGVLHSIQMHGMSVPDDISVIGFDNSDDSQYLSPSLTSISPGLKAVARLSVRVLKDRINGVQPLNTKEGEHVFRKVSSSLVVRNSTRALPGNEIAV
- a CDS encoding ABC transporter substrate-binding protein; translated protein: MKAIRKAAVAAIALATLSTVGLSACGSGSGGKDAKGKDGVTNIVMWHGFSEADGKTLKKIVENFNKSQKKYHIDAQLQPWSTIGETMVTKVTSGDGPDFVTTGADNGQGWSIDGTFQCVQDFYDDPSNETKNYLPNVTKQTEFIIDGKKQQCAVPMGYAPTTVWYNTDMWKAAGLTEQDYPKTWDQLLDVAKKLTKGDGSQYGMALSDSGWAAFMKGNGTGLYSTKGKVTINSEQNKAFLQKMREFYKGGYSKTGMDDTAARESFESGQSAMVIVGPWEDQAATDKGIKHDLFPVPNGDGTYVYPDGKKGSNTGCTGLYWWVTSQVKDEAKKKGIYAFFKYYNNHDNQVMWSLGSAYPPNNKTVTTDELSKRPLIAKVSENTDNSYIGIAGLKGGFADISSTLDSVTQNTARTDDDISASLSKASNKIQKYLDEYKAED
- a CDS encoding family 43 glycosylhydrolase encodes the protein MSAYHNPLVLQRADPWVIRHRNLYYFTASYPAYDRIILRAAARLDDLQAAPERTIWHKHESGPMSRYIWAPELHRINGAWYIYFAAAEEDFGSADLPTHRMYVLENTGKDPMDDEWIEKGQIHTPIDSFSLDATTAVIGGSQYLIWAQKDPVIEGNSNLYIARMANPWTLATDPVLLSKPEYDWECIDFKVNEGPAVMLHQGMIYLTYSASGTGVPYAVGMLTACEDADLLDPASWTKSDHPVFKTAEENHQYGPGHNCFTVSEDGSQDLMIYHARNYTHIEGDPLFDPNRHARVGLVTWTDHGPDFGRPLPDDRWTPTSRQILPPDGSH
- a CDS encoding family 43 glycosylhydrolase; translated protein: MSASQPQPLLGYDFSALAAGAKEANNTVTGSSFGPARILDADGRPTGAAKNDDALLFDGSTYVKLPDDILSGHASATVSIRVRNDRFNASGPWTYLWSLGGTGQQAVGSWTTSTHTSLYTSITSKANGQGETYLPASKNLPSDRFSTLTATIDGKNNMVRLYINGLQVAEGKATVNPAAFGDHRHNVIGQSRYPGIGDALFHGAVQSFAVYPQALNADQIVATLPSEDLGDLINQQAASLAVPAAVDGDFNLPVSTTVASVGWTSSAPGTVSVNAATGRAHVVPGKRDVPITLTARLQASKASRSSRDAKAIQQDYRLIVRGTSKDGQNAYSRVSVHDPSVVKAGGRYYVFGSHRAWARSTDLKHWEPFTNNLSRDYQRILDPVWKAWPKQSSNPDVTGNMWAPEVYYNATMKKWCMYLSLNGGGFPFQKSVIVLLTADDIEGDWSLVGPVVYSGFQKSNVEATDVPKVLGPNADLSRYASLTDTGINAIDACVKDDGQGGLWMSFGSWFGGIWMIRLDPKTGLRDYSTTYPTQANQSDAYYGHKLAGGFGNSGEGTALVRQGDWWYLMLSYGGLGQTGGYQMREFRSRSITGPYMDQNGKPAVYGRAMNDLDANRGLRIDSSFAQPGQDQVLTSQGGNALLIDEDRVFNVYHTRFVRAAGNLEEHQVRVKQMVQTPDGWLVMTPFEYRNPVGRVSSSQVVGDYQVVVHDPVRYYAGSGLLSPAIYRSVSVSLLAGGRLGGQVQGSWTATGGDLTIKVDSADPGTLLHGVYRARLGRQLDEQGHPVVFFSGLGGDVFTDAGADVSQAAGAAAIWGSRPLAGPKVQEEADGDSGHATVPAADSTRAPAGRSGKEGKAGRLPSAGSALSAPVAAASAALVLGLGALVFTAIRRAQG
- a CDS encoding family 43 glycosylhydrolase produces the protein MGEDVLDGGRESGDGVALMCYTRRPTDRQEANNEDVALSMHLALRSRATGRWEPLNGGYGIFFAAAVPTKSVPDSARGACTAGAALPGEAAPQEGGHNPGLDAHQGEGSNADADGDDNVDDGQASQAAQELAVVPGQDLVLKSLIDPFLLPLRDGAFVILATRVARGGQSDGSQADSFLTALSPDLLTYRRLPQVHILGAHGVHRPRARLLDDGQGCRLYWDDDRGRLCTATVDDPTRMGMVADMKILEDDDSLVQGDPLSMDRRRALEEDCGMKGILAGNVVLIRADCERGLLERFGRIYNTGVKVDPVQVFRGDGLESARQAQARLLYSDGSAALRGVDWDQSQLDRLASDLALGRLNHGETRLIGGRVRQTAYPVPFARQRADPSIFRWSWRGRRLFMFIATEDADGNCVDPLNGHTHMPLRVADTIEGLSDQAGGHEKEVDLLRRGDRNSEGRVMTGCFWAPEIHLIGGRLSILFMPCFDGPRTNPDGTANDRAGKPDMWTGCCHIMQLRRDDQGRDLDPRQPENWDSPRPILRAEGTPLNPIQRISLDMTVLHDTGRWYYAWQQLGSVWIAAFDPARPDRLTSTPRQIIVPEFAWDNMIAEGPNAVIHDGLIFLIYSGSLVGIDYTTGLVTAPAGVGADLCDPGVWKKLDYPLQKSGKYNGHWQLGTGHGMWSQDEDGTMIYVFHNAEHDQDRYLGRDSQVRRVHWSAEGMPVLDMQTDEELDPTRATVTLEVRVL